In Drosophila santomea strain STO CAGO 1482 chromosome 3L, Prin_Dsan_1.1, whole genome shotgun sequence, a single window of DNA contains:
- the LOC120449024 gene encoding serine-rich adhesin for platelets, protein MSLMKIHRGNESFCSCWLLLLLLVALLLAEAVVAAATLSETQTNATNGAIREPPVQLQQQQQQQLQLQLQLNATAGDGESRNSAEIFSHGDVDVVGDKPTTYRPSGANRPSIAPLNSAQDRERKLMNVLAARRTALHRGGFRTRIGTTGRSAISPSAAVESTSKAPSDPRSVCIRNCTKNFTRRTTASCMRQCANFTRMAMPSNGNSSVVLKGSASLKAAAPAGDRDTNEILFSDESSHGLFVVAKEQNATLNHIADGTKPAVMGKGIPSKTNSMEEDVEDDEEDELKPYVYFGAKLPPIRPGGLTIKAAEGDDDHPRVLEVSVAQSTAPIVTTTSTTPAPVSSTRPTASTRRPLTPVERSRSKYKYHMRERGLVAAAAPPPAAAPPAPPVSRTRYVGSGRPTAGIADSSQDFKQTESEVAKPVVRRLVQKVSPSSSTPLIITVLSAEEETTVAQTEALPTEESTTTTSTTTTTERPRTTTSTSTTTTTPVPSTTKRTTTTAPLSTTSTTTTTSSTTPSTTTTSSTSTTAMPTTTKANSIIEKDKELIRALGPALTREINIDDANNLIVFCNNTSDCGVTPRTQTQPSHTTDSSPKILRTTVLTSIRSTVHPRPTSTSTTTSTTTTAPPPVTAPSNEVYIGIVESSSSASPADISSTVIANERDLNMEMRRMNLVTLVLVAVGVIPLAAIILYLVRNFVTRRRAKQSEVFDVCITDQQPISPVKKVDSKYQVDDDEDEVDHPHHQHMQHHQNHPSHQHHQAMPMSQASQRDANHNRYGNNDDKTSLASEFQEFERSNIRLKSLLGEGNFGQVWKAEADDLSGHFGATRIVAVKTIRACSAQVSLKDEANIMRKLGSHQNVVTLLGACVEGEPHMLIMEYAMRGRLLSLLRAARSATNILPASVPGGRSLAPLSPRTLAGFALDIACGMEYIAGRRIVHRDLAARNVLLDHNGMCKICDFGMSIDLDAERLRKEQEKNAANDLMRHNAHKFKFDFGSRYILQHWQHTFGQGQGQGHCSKDHPHGEKKSRHGHDTIGKRHALPIRWMAPESLQYHMFTTETDIWAFGIVLWEIATLGSTPYSQLTGREVIRRVPQGLRPDLPKESRHEFYNLMSRCWHKEPHMRPSFAQSRLEITRSLHKWVDDDSAASDYMDVSGFSEDLEHGVVYFNHRISEFECEI, encoded by the exons ATGTGGTTGGTGATAAGCCCACCACTTACAGGCCCTCGGGTGCCAATCGACCCTCGATTGCGCCACTGAATTCGGCCCAGGATCGCGAAAGGAAGCTGATGAATGTGCTGGCTGCTCGTCGCACCGCTCTGCATCGAGGTGGCTTCCGCACCAGGATTGGCACCACCGGACGGAGTGCCATTTCCCCGTCGGCGGCAGTGGAGAGCACCTCCAAGGCGCCCAGTGATCCCAGATCCGTGTGCATCCGGAATTGCACCAAGAACTTTACGCGCCGCACCACCGCCAGTTGCATGCGGCAATGTGCCAACTTCACCCGCATGGCCATGCCCTCCAATGGCAATAGTTCGGTGGTGCTCAAAGGTTCCGCATCTTTGAaggcagctgctcctgcaggAGATCGGGATACCAACGAGATCCTTTTCAGCGACGAGTCCTCACACGGACTCTTTGTCGTGGCCAAAGAGCAAAATGCCACCCTAAACCACATTGCAGATGGCACTAAGCCCGCAGTGATGGGCAAGGGAATACCCAGCAAAACCAACTCCATGGAGGAGGATGTTGAGGACGATGAGGAAGATGAGCTAAAGCCATATGTCTACTTCGGAGCCAAATTGCCACCCATTCGCCCAGGTGGTTTGACAATTAAAGCGGCCGAGGGCGATGACGACCATCCTCGCGTGCTGGAAGTTTCAGTGGCTCAGAGCACTGCGCCTATTGTAACCACAACTAGCACCACTCCTGCGCCAGTCAGCTCTACCAGACCCACTGCGTCCACCCGAAGACCACTGACACCTGTGGAGCGAAGTCGCAGTAAATACAAGTACCATATGAGGGAAAGGGGACTGGTGGCGgcagctgcaccaccacccGCTGCAGCACCACCTGCCCCACCGGTGAGTCGAACCAGGTACGTGGGTTCGGGAAGACCCACCGCCGGAATAGCCGATTCCAGTCAGGATTTCAAGCAAACCGAATCGGAAGTGGCCAAGCCGGTGGTGCGTAGGTTGGTGCAAAAAGTATCGCCGTCATCCTCAACACCACTGATCATCACCGTGCTAAGTGCCGAGGAGGAAACCACAGTGGCTCAGACGGAAGCTCTTCCCACTGAGGAATCAACCACAACGACGAGCACAACCACAACAACGGAGAGACCTCGcacaacaacaagcacaagtacaaccacaacaacaccAGTGCCCAGCACCACAAAAAGAACAACCACCACAGCACCACTATCCACAACAAGTACAACCACCACAACGAGTAGCACCACCCCCAGCACCACCACAACGAGCAGTACTTCAACCACTGCCATGCCCACCACAACGAAAGCGAACTCCATCATTGAGAAGGACAAGGAACTCATTCGAGCCTTGGGACCTGCTTTAACCCGGGAGATAAACATCGATGATGCGAACAACTTGATTGTATTCTGCAACAACACCTCCGATTGCGGGGTCACTCCACGCACCCAGACCCAACCCTCCCACACCACCGATTCCAGTCCAAAGATCCTGCGCACCACAGTCCTGACCTCCATAAGATCCACTGTGCACCCGCGACCcaccagtaccagtaccacTACGAGTACCACAACCACTGCACCGCCGCCGGTGACTGCACCTTCCAATGAGGTTTACATCGGCATTGTGGAGTCATCTTCATCTGCGTCTCCTGCGGACATCAGTTCCACGGTGATTGCAAATGAAAGGGATCTGAATATGGAGATGCGACGCATGAATCTGGTCACCTTAGTTTTGGTAGCAGTGGGAGTGATACCACTAGCTGCAATCATCCTCTATCTTGTGCGAAATTTTGTGACTCGACGACGGGCGAAACAGAGTGAGGTATTCGATGTGTGCATCACGGACCAGCAGCCCATAAGTCCGGTGAAGAAGGTGGACTCCAAGTACCAGgtcgatgatgatgaagatgagGTGGATCACCCGCACCACCAGCACATGCAGCACCATCAGAACCATCCGAGCCATCAGCACCACCAGGCCATGCCCATGTCACAGGCATCTCAGCGGGATGCGAACCACAATAGATACGGCAACAACGATGATAAGACATCCTTGGCCAGTGAGTTCCAGGAGTTCGAGCGCAGCAATATCAGGCTGAAGAGCCTCCTGGGCGAGGGAAACTTTGGTCAGGTGTGGAAGGCGGAGGCCGACGATCTGAGTGGTCATTTCGGAGCCACTAGAATTGTGGCCGTTAAGACTATCAGAGCCTGCAGTGCGCAGGTGAGTCTCAAGGACGAGGCGAATATCATGCGCAAGCTGGGATCCCATCAGAATGTGGTTACCCTACTGGGTGCCTGTGTGGAAGGTG AACCGCACATGCTTATTATGGAGTACGCCATGAGGGGCCGTCTTCTGTCCCTTCTGAGAGCAGCTAGAAGTGCCACAAACATATTGCCAGCCTCAGTGCCAGGTGGTCGAAGTCTGGCGCCCTTATCTCCACGAACCCTGGCAGGATTTGCCCTGGACATAGCCTGTGGAATGGAGTACATAGCGGGGCGAAGG ATTGTTCATCGAGATCTGGCCGCTCGCAATGTGCTCCTCGATCACAATGGCATGTGCAAGATCTGTGACTTTGGCATGTCCATCGATCTGGACGCCGAGCGATTGCgcaaggagcaggagaagaaTGCGGCGAATGATCTGATGCGCCACAATGCGCACAAGTTCAAGTTCGACTTTGGCAGCAGATACATCCTGCAGCACTGGCAGCACACCTTTGGCCAGGGTCAGGGCCAAGGCCACTGCTCCAAGGATCATCCGCACGGGGAGAAGAAGTCGCGCCATGGCCACGACACCATTGGCAAGCGGCACGCACTGCCCATTAGATGGATGGCGCCGGAGAGCCTGCAATACCACATGTTCACCACCGAAACGGACATCTGGGCCTTTGGCATCGTCCTCTGGGAGATCGCCACTCTGG GCTCTACGCCGTACTCGCAGTTGACGGGACGCGAGGTCATCCGCCGGGTGCCGCAGGGTCTGAGGCCCGATCTGCCCAAGGAGAGCCGACACGAGTTCTACAACCTGATGTCCCGCTGCTGGCACAAGGAGCCGCACATGCGACCCTCGTTCGCCCAGTCGCGACTGGAGATCACCAGGTCACTGCACAAGTGGGTGGACGACGACTCGGCGGCCTCGGATTACATGGACGTGAGCGGGTTCAGCGAGGATCTCGAGCACGGAGTGGTGTACTTCAACCACCGGATCTCGGAGTTCGAGTGCGAAATATGA